The nucleotide sequence GGATCCTTTCTCCTGCGATACTTACCAGAATGTTGAGCTTTCCATCGAACTCGGACTTCACTTTCTCCATCAGTTTCTCTCTCTCCACTGCAGATGAGACGTCGCAGATGGATCCCGTGACCTTAAAGTTCTTTGCCTCCCACTGTTGCAGGCACTTTCTAAGCTCTTCTTCGTTCCGAGAGCACGTATAGACCGCGGCCCCAAGCTTAGCTAATTCTTCAACTATGGCGTACCTGGAATGTTGACCATCATACTTGAACTCATATTGCCCAGAAATCACAAACAAGTTAGAAATGATGAGAGTCCCTCAAAAGCATAGAACATGTAGAGTACCCGATTCCTTTGGTGCCTCCGGTGACCAAAGCCGTAGTTCCACGAAGAGACCATCTATCCACTGCATTGCCAGCCATGGTTTCCTTCTTTTGTGGTGTTCAGGGTCTCTCTGTTACTTATATAATGGGGGGAAATCTAAAGGGTTGGATGAACGCCGTGCGCGGTGGGTCGTTTAGCTACGTGGTGGACTGTATGGCGCCTCGCAAACCTTTGGAGAATCGTCAAGCAGCCCGGCGGCGATTCTTATGCGGTCGTAGTAACCTAATCGAGCGGAAGGCTGGCTTCGTGGAAGGAGGCCCTTTTATCTTTCTGCGGTGGAAGAAGAAGTAGATGTCTCTGTTCGTGGAGAAGCACACAGCCACAGGATTTGGGTCAACAGCCAAGAAGTTTACGACACCGGTCGAAGAGACTACAATGCGCTTCACGTGTTCGGAAGCTTCGACTCAGAGAGGGAGTGGATCAAACCAGACTTCTCCTACTTTGGACGATATCGATCAGATCAAGCCTTGAATGAGAAGTTTATTGGTTGAACTAATGGATTAGGCGATCACACTGTAAgtgtaatataaaatatttaataaatatattataattttttatatttacagAAAaggaaattatatttaaaatgtataATAAATGTAGGGAATGCGATAATTAAAGACAAAAATCCAAACTCTGATGAACCGAGGAGGATTACAAAAGAATGAGAAGAGTTTGCCTTTCGCTGTCAAGGTCTATTCATATCGGGTTTCCGACTCTGGTGGAAGATAGAGAGACAACTCAGTCGTCGTCCTCTCATAAAGCTAAGAAGGTTTGGTCAATAGCCAAAAGTTTCCGCCATCGAAGAAGGGGAGATGTGCTTCAAATGGTCAAAGATCAGGGAAGACTTTTCTCGAGAGAGCCATGGAAATGGTGCATGGCATGCACCCGCAAGGCCACCAGCCGTCGGTCCTGGAAACACAGCCATCTTCCTCTGAGCCACATATTTCCATGGGTATACCAAGTCCACCCAGAGGAGTGACAAGGTTTGTTGCAGATATGTAGACATGGCATTGGACACACTCAAGGCAGAAGCCTCATAACATTTCGTTCGTGTAAGTTCAGATCGCATCAACCGAAGCATATGCATGAGAACATAGAGAGCAGCCGGAACGCAAGAGTCTATTCGATGTCACGGCCATGAGAAACATGCAACTCTGCGTTATTGTGTCCACCAACCAGAGACGTTGACGACGCAGCCTCCTCTTCCTGATGCCTTGACGAGGGGGTACGCGAGTTGGCTCAGATGCAAAGCAGATTCGAAGTTGGTGCTCATCAGAAACTTGTAGTCCTCAGGGGTTATAGACACGATTGGGTTAAGAAAGCTTGTCCCCGGCGTTGTTAACCTACGTAAAGATCAAACCAGCTTTGGACTTTGTTCTTCCTTTTTACAAGCTATAGTGAAACCGATGGAATGGTCAGCCATGGAGCTTAACAGGATATCGAGCTTTCCTTCGAAGGTGGAGTTGACTTCCTTCATTAGTTTCTCTCTATCAGCTGGAGATGAGACATCGCAAACGGTCCCTGTGACATTATAGTTCTTCGCCACCCATTGAGCTCCGCTTCATTCAGGGTGCAGGTGTGGATCGTCGCTCCAAATGCATATAAGTCCTCCACTATGGCGTGCCTGAGACATCATTTCATAGTGTCTTCCTGACTGATGAGCAATTACTGTTGCTAAACCTCCTCTTAATTACTTCCGATTGCTGTAATTGCTTAGCAGGTCGATTGCTTCTCCTCTCGAAGCCAACCCTCGGCTGCTTCCTGCAATAGAAACGCTGCTCCAGGCAGTATCGGAGAGGGAAGCGGAGTGACCTTTAGAGTGATCTCACGCTGCCTCAGAGGAACTTCGCACGAATCTCAAAGCACGGCGGATGCGTCCTGCTTTTTTCTTTGGGCTAGATTTCATACGAAAAAGATTGTTTTGATGGCATTTATCGATTCCTTAATTAGGAACCAAAATTGTCAGTTCGATtattgttgtgggaaacaactttgagccgtggcctcgggaccgacgcggctcggttcgggtccggacgacggggatctccttggggcattcctcgagcccgctgaggcgatcgggtgcggtgtccgatcggaacagtgtagccgtctcctccggACAGGAACTCCTCGTCTGCACGTCCgaaggggaccttcggcttcgcacctgcacaaaggtcgagccgaggcactcggcctgacacctccgatgatcaagttagcagatgtgaatggggtttcagatgaagaagtattTTTATGTGTCTGTCTCCTCCCctttctaatgaacgagagggtatttatagggaagcatactgcttcctgagctgcccgcttgcagggggcaggctggtagcgtctgactttgtgttggcgttgcgtgaagaattgagctttggcagaatgttaatgcgcctcggtcgacgttccggtctgcattgaccaggtgctgttgcgTGAGACATCGTCGGCcgaatcttatcataattactatcctcatcaattaTAATTCTTAATTTTATCCTTCCAATAAACAAGAGACTAAATCGTGTCATAATAGTTGTAGCGATTAAGAATTCAAATACAGTAATAAATTATGATTCACGTGTGACGAGGTCAAAAAACGTGAACGGTCCCCATCAGGCTTTGCCTAATGGTCCTCCGTCGAGATGTCATCAAGATTCGTGATCGCTGTGCTGATGCGGATCCCGGATCCCGGATTCGTGATCATCCGTGGATCCGCTGCTTATGAAGGCAGGGGGCCCGTTCTCGTGCACCGTCACGCCATCGGTTAAACTGTTCCGTTGGCATTTACCCCTCCTCATGAGGGCAACCCTCCCATGTCTTAAAGCCCCCACCAACCTGACCGCATGGATAACCCTCCCACTTCTTTACGCGATCACCTGCCTGTAACTACCACGTCCTTTGATATCCTGTCGTGTCGTGTAGTGTGGTGCATATAAACCTGCGAACGATGTATGGGATGTCTACTGGATTCCACAGCTTGcgtacttctctctctctctctctctctctctctctgcaaaaACTGCGAGGTACTTGGAATTGTCAGAGAACCTTTTCGTCAGTATGGGGATGATGGAAGACAGCGGTCTTTGCCTTCTCTGCGACGAGGAGCCCTTCGTTCTCAGCCCGACACCTCCACCTGCACGAGCTTCTCCTTCCTCGTCACCTCCACCGTCGATGGTTAGCAGCGCCGCCGTCGAAGACCGCGACGTTATCCTGCATGATCTCCTGCGGAGGGAGCACCGGTACTTGCCCTGCCATGGCTACTCCCATCAGCTGCATCGATCTTCCTATCTGCCTGCCGCAAGAACCAGAGCGATACAATACATCATACTGGTACTGCGTATACGAAAAGCTCATCGGAGATTGTACCTTCAACTCGATGCTAACAATTTTTTATGAACATTAGGTTTGCAACCGGCTGAATTTAGCCACTGGCACGGCGTTCAACGCTGTGAATTATTTGGATCGCTTCATCTCCATGAATTGTACTGTGGTAATTTAGCTACCTCTTCACATGCATCCACCAAGGCAACAGTAAGCTCACTACGGTCCTACTTCTTTTGGTGAACGTGGACAGAGATGGGAAGATTGGATGATGGAGTTGCTATCGGTGGCCTGCCTATCCATTGCTTCCAAGATGGACGAGGTCTCCATGCCTTCACTGCATGATCTCCAGGTCTGATGCATGTATCGACCTACGGCAGCAATATTATGCTGTTTGTTTTCTGGAGAGAAATATTAGGATCTCCTGACGAGCTTATGAATCGATTTAGATGGAGGAATTGGGGCACTCGTTTGACGCGAGAACGATCCAGCAGATGGAACTGGCGGTCCTCAAGACGCTCGACTGGAGGCTCGCATGCATCACGGCCTACACGTACGTGGAAGTGTTTACGTGGGGTTTAAGTCACGTCCACTCCCCGTACATTCCTCGCATGATCGATCTCCTTCTCTGCGCTTTAGTAGGTACACGAACATCCCATGCATCTCGGACGATCATTACTGTATCAGCGGAGACAGTCCGCCTAATTAATCTGACCATGTTTTGGCTCGTCATGGGAATCCCATGGCCAGACAGCAGATTCCTGAGGTTTCATCAGTCCACCGTGGCGGCATCGGCTCTGCAAACCTTGGCTGGGAGCGAAGCTGCCTTCTCCCTTCTCGCCCATCCGAATCCTGTGCAAAACATGGTAAGATTACTCAGCCTTCTCCCCTCTCGCGATCGAAATATCAGTCAAAACTCTCTCATATATTATTAGCACCACGTTTTTACATTGGTAAGCTTTGTAGAGCGAGGTGAATGAATGCCAGGAGATGATGGATGACCTCTTAAGACGTACGCAATTCCGTAAACAAACACCGACAGAAGAGAACGGTGTTATCCCGTAGGATCCGAAACCTTTGAAGTCCTACTGCTTCAGGTTTCAGCTCGTCTCGAAGGAAGAACCCCATTGCAAGAAGCAAAAGACGGAACACAGTGATAGACCTGTACATGTTCGCGgcatcaagaatccttctcccGAACCAGAAGTGTCCTGATGCCCAACCCTCTGTGATTCAGCTTGTGCTAAGTGTATTTAGAGTGGAAACACATTCTTCCGCTGGAATTAAGACAGAAGTTTGCgtctaatataatttatatatatcctCATGCAAATTGCATCATATAGTCGTGACTAAATCTATTTGGTGTAGAAGTCATTTGCTCGCAATTTTCAGAAATCAAACATGTAATTCATGTCTAACTTGATGAGTACACACCACGCAGAAGAAGACAGCTCTACATGAATCGATCTCTCAGATTAAGCAAATACATTTACCCACGTAGAGACCTGATCATAAATCTAGCTTAGATTTGGATCAACCTTGATTTCGGTCAACGGTAGGATTAGATTTGGATCAAACTTGATTTCGGTCAACGGTGGGAAATTTCACACACAAAAGTCAAAGAGCGTATGTGGATAAGGGAGTGCCAGTTTACGCTTCCCAAGTCTCGAAAGGGAAGTGATGGAGCTCAACCAGATCTGTAATGCGGCCATAAATAAGCCAGCGAGCGAGCTTGCTTGCGTCTCTTCTGCGGCAACTTCGTTACGTTAGGAGTATTAAAACGGAAGTTGGGTCAGAGGTAGGCACAGTCTCCACGAGCAAACCAAGGTCAATAAAGGGCGAACGGATGGCCAAATAAAGTGAGAGTAGCCTACAAGTTTGTCTTCTTGATGTGGTTTAGGTTCACAACCCCTGCTCTGGCGTTGCATGGCGTGTGAGGTAAAGAGACGCCTCCACATTTCCTTGGTAGTTGAGAGCAGTTCAGCTTCCCTATTCCCCCCCTCCATGGAAACGTTCCCGTGAACGCTGCCATGGACGCCACCTCGTGCTCCCCCCTGTGTATATATCTCATGCCGCGGTTCTCGCCAACTTCCCATCGCCAATCCATCCCCCTCGTTTGCCTCCAAAGGATTAATACAACATCATCGAACGGGCGATAGGCGTTGGGAGATGGAGGATCGACATTCCGGCCGGCCTGAGTCCGGCTCCATCGTGTCGGAGCTCGAAGGCACGCTCCTCGACGACGTCGACCCGTTTCCTTACTTCATGCTCCTCGCGTTCGAGACGTCCGGCTTGATCCGGTTCGCTGCGCTGCTGTTCCTGTGGCCTCTGCTCCGCTTGCTCCACTCGATCGGCATGGCGGGACTCAGCCTACAGC is from Musa acuminata AAA Group cultivar baxijiao chromosome BXJ1-6, Cavendish_Baxijiao_AAA, whole genome shotgun sequence and encodes:
- the LOC135677578 gene encoding putative cyclin-D7-1, producing the protein MMEDSGLCLLCDEEPFVLSPTPPPARASPSSSPPPSMVSSAAVEDRDVILHDLLRREHRYLPCHGYSHQLHRSSYLPAARTRAIQYIILVCNRLNLATGTAFNAVNYLDRFISMNCTVRWEDWMMELLSVACLSIASKMDEVSMPSLHDLQMEELGHSFDARTIQQMELAVLKTLDWRLACITAYTYVEVFTWGLSHVHSPYIPRMIDLLLCALVGTRTSHASRTIITVSAETVRLINLTMFWLVMGIPWPDSRFLRFHQSTVAASALQTLAGSEAAFSLLAHPNPVQNMSEVNECQEMMDDLLRRTQFRKQTPTEENGVIP